TCAGTCAATCAAAGAAAATGGGCTCATCCAGCCAATCATTGTTCGTCAATCTCCTGTAATTGGTTATGAAATCCTTGCAGGAGAGAGACGATATCGGGCTTCTCTCTTGGCTGGTCTGACCTCTATTCCAGCCGTTGTAAAGCACCTCTCAGATCAGGAAATGATGATCCAGTCAATCATTGAGAATTTGCAGAGAGAAAATTTAAATCCTGTTGAAGAAGCACGCGCCTATGAATCTTTAGTAGAAAAAGGATTTACTCACACTGAAATAGCAGATAAAATGGGGAAATCTCGTCCTTATATCACTAATTTTATTCGTTTACTTTCCCTACCAGAATATATCTTAACTGAAGTAGAAAATGGAAAAATTTCTCAAGCGCATGCACGTTCACTAGTTGGTTTAGACAAAGAGCAGCAAGACTATTTCTTCCAACTAATCAAAAATGAAGATATTTCTGTGAGAAAGTTAGAAGCACTTCTTACAGAGAAAAAACACAAGAAGCAGAAAAAAAGTGATTCTTTCATCAAAGATGAAGAAGAT
This Streptococcus oralis DNA region includes the following protein-coding sequences:
- a CDS encoding ParB/RepB/Spo0J family partition protein, which codes for MEKFEMISISEIQKNPYQPRKEFDTEKLKELAQSIKENGLIQPIIVRQSPVIGYEILAGERRYRASLLAGLTSIPAVVKHLSDQEMMIQSIIENLQRENLNPVEEARAYESLVEKGFTHTEIADKMGKSRPYITNFIRLLSLPEYILTEVENGKISQAHARSLVGLDKEQQDYFFQLIKNEDISVRKLEALLTEKKHKKQKKSDSFIKDEEDKLKKILGLSVEIKLSKKDTGKIIISFSSQEEYDRIINSLK